In the Mycoplasmoides gallisepticum genome, one interval contains:
- a CDS encoding thioredoxin family protein, giving the protein MKSISLKELEQVIQTSKKPIFVKFSWADCGVCKMNAPIIENAANQRKDQYDWYEIDVDKEQIWAEDQPNHQWAIKIVPVYMIFKNKQKVFEHVNFLAQDKLNTELDKHI; this is encoded by the coding sequence ATGAAAAGCATTAGTTTAAAAGAATTAGAACAAGTAATTCAAACCAGTAAGAAACCAATTTTTGTGAAGTTTAGTTGAGCTGATTGTGGTGTGTGCAAGATGAATGCACCGATCATTGAGAATGCAGCTAACCAACGTAAAGATCAATATGATTGGTATGAAATTGATGTGGATAAAGAACAGATCTGAGCTGAAGATCAACCTAACCACCAATGAGCAATTAAGATCGTACCAGTGTATATGATCTTTAAGAACAAACAAAAAGTTTTTGAACACGTTAATTTCTTAGCACAAGATAAATTAAATACTGAACTAGATAAGCACATATAG
- the uvrA gene encoding excinuclease ABC subunit UvrA, with translation MKKIKKDSANYISIVGARQNNLKNISLDIPKNQLVVITGLSGSGKSSLAFKTIYAEGQRRYLESLSPYARQFLGNNDKPDVDSIEGLSPSISIDQKSTSHNPRSTVGTVTEVYDFLRLLWSRVGDAYCINGHGMIKTTTIKQIIDHVLELEDDSKLQILAPVIKLQKGTFKNEFEKFYKQGFMRVLVDGVVYSLDDKIELDKNQKHDISIVIDRLILNKDNQTKLRITDAIETALTVSNGLIQIISNDQAKYEFSLNHSCDQCGFFIPELEPRLFSFNSPIGACDYCKGLGFTYEPDVDKIIPNKDLTINEGAIDYFKNRINTSSQDWQRFYSIIRHYQIDLNTPIKNLSKKEINYLLEGSDEPIEIVIESANRNGISSRLDYVEGIAKLIQRRHLETKSSAARDNYSKYTSEQKCKTCDGKKLSPAALSVKIGGLDIIEFTNLNVNKALDFILGLEFNEEKTKIAKFVLKEILDRLYFLVNVGLEYLTLSRNASTLSGGESQRIRLATQIGSRLSGVLYVLDEPSIGLHQKDNDKLIKTLLSMRDLGNSLIVVEHDEETMMSADYLIDIGPGAGTYGGKVVAAGTVEEVMKNPASLTGQYLSKKLEIEQPKKLHPGNGQKIVLKGASANNLKNINVEFPLNKLVVVTGVSGSGKSTLINQTLVNGIEKALFNKHVEVGKYKSLIGINNIDKVIKVSQDPIGRTPRSNPATYVSVFDDIREVFANVFEAKARGYTKSRFSFNVSGGRCDDCQGDGVKCIEMHFLPDVYVKCSSCNGKKYNEATLEIKYKNKSIYDVLEMSCEEALEFFKVIPAINRKLQLMCDVGLGYMKLSTNATELSGGEAQRIKLAKYLQRKATGNTIYVLDEPTTGLHAHDIKKLLSVLNRLVDNGDSVIVIEHNLELIKVADHIIDLGPNGGDDGGYLICAGTPQELVKNYTDSSYTARYLAKIMKS, from the coding sequence ATGAAGAAGATAAAAAAAGATTCAGCCAACTACATTAGTATCGTTGGTGCTAGACAAAACAACCTAAAAAATATTAGTTTAGATATTCCCAAAAACCAGTTAGTAGTAATCACTGGTTTATCAGGTAGTGGAAAATCTTCTTTGGCATTCAAAACGATCTATGCTGAAGGTCAAAGAAGATATCTAGAATCATTATCACCTTATGCACGTCAGTTCTTGGGGAATAATGATAAGCCAGATGTTGATTCAATTGAAGGTTTATCACCTTCAATTTCGATCGATCAAAAATCAACATCTCACAATCCTAGATCAACTGTGGGAACAGTGACTGAAGTCTATGACTTCTTAAGATTGTTATGATCTAGGGTTGGGGATGCTTATTGTATTAATGGACACGGGATGATTAAAACGACCACGATCAAACAGATTATTGATCATGTTCTAGAGTTAGAAGATGATAGTAAGTTGCAGATCTTAGCCCCAGTTATTAAATTACAAAAAGGGACGTTTAAAAACGAGTTTGAGAAGTTTTACAAACAAGGTTTTATGCGTGTTTTGGTTGATGGTGTTGTTTATAGTTTAGATGACAAGATCGAATTAGATAAGAACCAAAAGCACGATATTAGTATCGTAATTGATCGTTTAATCCTTAATAAAGATAATCAAACTAAGTTAAGAATAACCGATGCGATTGAAACCGCATTAACTGTTAGTAATGGGTTGATTCAGATCATTTCTAATGATCAAGCTAAATACGAGTTTTCACTTAATCACTCATGTGATCAATGTGGTTTTTTCATCCCCGAATTAGAACCAAGATTATTTTCTTTTAACAGTCCAATTGGGGCTTGTGACTATTGTAAGGGACTTGGTTTTACTTATGAACCTGATGTTGATAAGATTATTCCCAACAAAGATCTAACGATCAATGAGGGAGCGATCGATTATTTTAAGAATCGAATCAACACCTCTTCTCAGGACTGACAACGTTTTTATTCGATTATCCGTCATTATCAGATCGATCTTAACACCCCAATTAAAAACTTATCTAAGAAAGAGATTAATTATCTCTTAGAAGGTTCAGATGAACCGATTGAGATCGTAATTGAATCTGCAAACCGCAATGGGATTAGTTCACGACTTGATTATGTTGAAGGGATTGCTAAATTAATCCAAAGACGTCATTTAGAAACTAAGAGTTCAGCAGCTAGAGATAATTATTCAAAATACACTTCTGAGCAGAAGTGTAAAACCTGTGATGGGAAAAAGTTATCACCAGCTGCACTTAGTGTCAAGATTGGTGGACTTGATATTATCGAATTTACCAATCTTAATGTGAATAAAGCCCTAGATTTTATCTTGGGCTTAGAGTTTAATGAAGAAAAAACTAAGATTGCTAAATTCGTTTTAAAAGAGATTTTAGATCGGTTATATTTCTTGGTTAATGTTGGTTTAGAATACTTAACGTTATCAAGAAATGCTTCGACCCTTTCAGGGGGAGAATCCCAACGAATTAGATTAGCAACCCAAATTGGTTCAAGATTATCTGGGGTCTTATATGTTTTAGATGAACCCTCAATTGGTTTGCACCAAAAAGATAATGATAAGTTGATCAAGACTTTATTATCAATGCGTGATCTAGGTAATAGTTTAATCGTTGTTGAACATGATGAAGAAACGATGATGTCAGCTGACTATCTAATCGATATTGGTCCTGGTGCTGGGACTTATGGTGGTAAGGTGGTAGCAGCTGGTACTGTTGAAGAGGTGATGAAAAACCCTGCTTCACTTACTGGTCAGTACTTATCTAAAAAACTAGAGATCGAACAACCCAAAAAACTCCACCCAGGGAACGGACAAAAGATCGTTCTTAAGGGTGCAAGTGCAAACAACTTAAAGAACATTAATGTTGAATTCCCACTTAATAAGTTGGTTGTTGTAACTGGAGTTTCTGGTAGTGGAAAATCAACATTAATTAACCAAACTTTAGTTAATGGGATTGAAAAAGCCTTATTTAATAAGCATGTTGAAGTGGGTAAATATAAATCACTTATTGGGATTAACAATATTGATAAGGTAATTAAAGTTTCCCAAGACCCAATCGGACGAACCCCAAGATCAAACCCTGCAACTTATGTTAGTGTTTTTGATGATATCCGCGAGGTGTTTGCTAACGTTTTTGAAGCAAAAGCTCGCGGATATACAAAATCAAGGTTCTCATTTAACGTTTCTGGTGGGAGATGTGATGATTGTCAAGGCGATGGGGTTAAGTGTATTGAAATGCACTTTCTACCTGATGTTTATGTTAAATGTTCTAGCTGTAACGGTAAGAAATATAATGAAGCCACACTTGAGATCAAATATAAGAATAAATCGATCTACGATGTTTTAGAGATGTCTTGTGAAGAAGCGCTTGAATTCTTTAAGGTGATCCCTGCAATTAATCGCAAGTTGCAATTAATGTGTGATGTTGGTTTAGGTTATATGAAATTATCAACGAATGCCACAGAACTATCTGGTGGTGAAGCCCAAAGAATCAAATTAGCCAAATACTTACAAAGAAAAGCAACCGGAAATACGATCTATGTTTTAGATGAACCAACAACAGGACTTCACGCTCATGATATTAAGAAATTATTATCTGTATTAAACAGGCTGGTTGATAATGGTGATTCAGTGATCGTGATTGAACATAATCTTGAATTAATCAAGGTGGCTGATCACATTATTGATTTGGGTCCAAATGGTGGGGATGATGGTGGTTATTTAATCTGTGCTGGAACACCACAAGAATTAGTTAAAAATTACACAGATAGTTCTTATACAGCACGGTATTTAGCAAAGATTATGAAAAGCTAA
- the tsf gene encoding translation elongation factor Ts translates to MKNMASITELIKQLRASTQAGFMDCKKALEATNNDIDQAIKWLRENGIAKAAKKVDNVASEGVIKLKLADQKATILEINSQTDFVTKNDQFVAFSNELVDLVHKHETTDVAKIEQLKLASGSTVAETQIHLTAIIGEKISLRRVAFVKEEANSSLATYLHSNSRIGVIVKTSKTDDKEFLKHLAMHIAASNPKFVSQKDVSADFIAKEREIAAAQAQSENKPKEFIDRIVDGRINKVLEEVCLVNQKFLVNQEQTVQQAAQAKKVEILSFIRYEVGEGIEKQVSNFADEVKAQMK, encoded by the coding sequence TTGAAAAATATGGCATCAATTACAGAATTAATTAAACAACTAAGAGCTAGTACTCAAGCTGGCTTTATGGATTGTAAAAAAGCTTTAGAAGCTACAAATAACGACATTGATCAAGCGATTAAGTGATTAAGAGAAAACGGGATTGCAAAAGCAGCTAAAAAAGTTGATAACGTTGCATCTGAAGGGGTGATTAAACTTAAGTTAGCTGATCAAAAAGCAACGATTTTAGAGATCAACTCTCAAACTGACTTCGTAACAAAAAACGACCAATTTGTCGCTTTTTCTAACGAATTAGTTGATCTAGTTCACAAGCATGAAACTACTGATGTAGCTAAGATCGAACAATTAAAATTAGCTAGTGGTTCAACAGTAGCTGAAACCCAAATTCATTTAACCGCAATTATCGGTGAAAAGATCTCATTAAGAAGAGTTGCTTTTGTTAAAGAAGAAGCTAACAGTTCACTAGCAACTTATCTTCACTCTAACAGCCGCATTGGAGTTATTGTTAAGACTTCAAAAACTGATGATAAAGAATTCTTAAAACATTTAGCTATGCACATTGCTGCATCTAACCCTAAGTTCGTATCACAAAAAGATGTATCAGCTGATTTCATCGCTAAAGAAAGAGAGATCGCTGCTGCTCAAGCTCAATCAGAAAACAAACCAAAAGAATTTATTGACCGAATTGTTGATGGTCGAATCAACAAAGTGCTTGAAGAAGTTTGTTTAGTTAACCAAAAATTTTTAGTTAACCAAGAACAAACTGTTCAACAAGCTGCTCAAGCTAAAAAAGTAGAAATCTTAAGCTTTATTAGATACGAAGTTGGTGAAGGAATTGAAAAACAAGTATCTAACTTCGCTGATGAAGTAAAAGCTCAGATGAAATAA
- the pyrH gene encoding UMP kinase translates to MQKPNIIIKISGASLQDKNSNDCYSYQRINSLADQLKSLAKKYNIGLIVGGGNIFRGKLAKDFGVEINKADYIGMLATVINSTLLESKLQSLGLKTKVLSALEVKGLTNEINPKSLAEVFSDCQIAFFSGGTGNSHFTTDTATVLRAIQINAQLVLIGKDGVDGVYTDDPKKNKKAKFIEQITYQQALNDQLRVMDLTAFSLAKDHNLKLLIFNIEAEQSIIKTIENKNKHTKITN, encoded by the coding sequence ATGCAAAAGCCAAATATCATCATTAAAATTAGTGGTGCTTCATTACAAGATAAGAATAGTAATGATTGCTATTCTTATCAAAGGATTAATAGTTTGGCTGACCAACTAAAAAGCTTAGCAAAAAAGTATAATATCGGATTAATAGTTGGTGGGGGAAATATCTTCAGAGGTAAGTTAGCCAAAGATTTTGGTGTTGAAATCAATAAGGCTGATTACATCGGGATGTTAGCAACCGTAATTAATTCAACACTTTTAGAATCGAAATTACAATCATTAGGATTAAAAACTAAAGTTTTATCAGCCCTAGAAGTAAAGGGCTTAACTAATGAAATTAACCCAAAAAGCTTGGCTGAAGTCTTTAGTGACTGTCAGATTGCTTTTTTTTCTGGTGGGACGGGAAACTCACATTTTACAACAGACACAGCAACTGTTTTAAGAGCAATCCAGATCAATGCGCAATTAGTCTTAATTGGTAAGGATGGTGTTGATGGGGTGTATACAGATGATCCCAAGAAGAATAAGAAAGCTAAATTTATCGAACAGATAACTTACCAACAAGCACTAAATGACCAACTACGGGTTATGGATTTGACCGCATTTAGTTTGGCAAAGGATCATAATCTAAAGCTGTTAATTTTTAATATTGAAGCTGAACAATCAATTATTAAAACAATTGAAAACAAAAACAAACACACTAAAATAACTAACTAA
- the frr gene encoding ribosome recycling factor has translation MEFKTYSDFFDKNANSIINWFEGELAKVRSGRANLKILDNVRAEYYGEQTPLIEMASLSIPEPREILIKPYEKSSVNLIQAALLKANLNLTPVVDGDKIRIKLPLLTEENRKENVKKVKAVGEKAKQEVRFIRRDTLNKIKSDKIADKDLNKYFEEQVDKITKKYIDQIDSILAKKEKDLLSL, from the coding sequence ATGGAATTTAAAACATATTCGGATTTTTTTGATAAAAATGCTAATTCAATTATTAATTGATTTGAAGGTGAATTAGCTAAGGTTAGATCAGGAAGAGCTAACCTTAAGATCTTAGACAACGTTCGCGCAGAGTATTATGGTGAACAAACACCATTAATTGAGATGGCAAGTTTATCAATTCCTGAACCTAGAGAGATCTTGATCAAGCCATATGAAAAATCATCAGTGAATCTGATTCAAGCAGCTTTATTAAAAGCTAACTTAAACCTAACCCCAGTAGTTGATGGGGATAAGATCCGTATTAAGTTACCTTTATTAACTGAAGAAAACCGTAAAGAAAACGTTAAAAAAGTTAAAGCTGTAGGTGAGAAAGCTAAACAAGAAGTTCGTTTTATCCGTCGTGATACTTTAAACAAAATTAAGTCAGATAAGATTGCTGATAAAGATTTAAATAAGTATTTTGAAGAACAAGTTGATAAGATTACCAAAAAATACATCGATCAGATCGATAGTATTTTAGCTAAGAAAGAAAAAGACTTATTAAGCCTATAA
- a CDS encoding phosphatidate cytidylyltransferase, giving the protein MRIGTQLKDKQPTKNGRLVSTIVIVGVYLLLFIFNSLSDFFNNWSPLRPIVNQDQLVDTLVNASVRTLFSAIVLLIISTVFFLGLKEIANLFFQQNKWTFVLLNSAYFLVSNLVNIVLIQFSIVKPELTLIVYHDKFSNNMIFLIIVGIILLLNLIINPIFLKLNQRLNKINLLHLFSLSIIFSLGFYGINYVLLNKGWTTFLYLIGIIVMIDSFAYIYGKRFGKIKMVPEISPNKTWAGAIYGIITTIFLMVVVSILYAIPIIIGMVTKSNQPLEVIDPHNLLVNIYYITFYQETNNFIIFWWVFCGFAILVLATIAILGDLYFSYVKRQYQIKDYSNVLRGHGGILDRFDGFCFVFIAFIVYQIIISSVR; this is encoded by the coding sequence ATGCGGATAGGAACACAATTAAAAGATAAACAACCAACTAAGAATGGTAGATTAGTATCAACTATTGTCATAGTTGGTGTTTATCTTTTATTGTTTATTTTTAATTCTTTATCAGATTTTTTTAACAATTGGTCACCACTAAGACCGATTGTAAATCAAGATCAGTTGGTTGACACCCTAGTTAATGCCAGCGTTCGGACCCTATTTAGTGCGATCGTGTTATTGATCATCTCGACCGTTTTTTTCTTGGGTTTAAAAGAGATTGCTAATTTGTTTTTCCAACAAAACAAATGAACTTTTGTTCTACTTAACTCAGCTTATTTTTTAGTTAGCAATCTAGTTAATATCGTTCTAATCCAATTTAGTATTGTTAAACCTGAACTAACCCTAATTGTTTATCACGATAAATTCTCTAACAATATGATATTCTTGATTATTGTTGGGATAATCTTATTACTTAATTTAATAATTAATCCGATCTTTTTAAAGCTTAATCAGCGTTTAAATAAGATCAACCTACTTCACTTATTTAGCTTATCAATTATCTTTAGCTTAGGGTTTTATGGGATTAATTACGTACTATTAAATAAAGGTTGGACAACGTTCTTATATTTAATTGGGATCATTGTGATGATCGATTCGTTTGCTTATATTTATGGTAAACGGTTTGGTAAGATCAAGATGGTTCCAGAGATCAGCCCAAATAAGACTTGGGCTGGAGCAATCTATGGGATTATTACCACGATCTTTTTAATGGTTGTTGTTAGTATTCTTTATGCGATCCCAATTATTATCGGGATGGTAACAAAAAGTAATCAACCCCTTGAAGTAATTGACCCACATAATTTATTAGTCAATATTTATTACATCACCTTTTATCAAGAAACAAATAATTTCATTATCTTCTGGTGGGTATTTTGTGGGTTTGCAATCTTAGTTTTAGCCACAATTGCAATCTTAGGTGATCTGTATTTTTCTTATGTTAAAAGACAATATCAGATCAAGGATTATTCAAATGTTTTAAGAGGACATGGTGGGATCTTAGATCGTTTTGATGGTTTTTGTTTTGTTTTTATTGCCTTTATTGTTTATCAGATCATTATTAGTTCAGTAAGATAA
- a CDS encoding 1-deoxy-D-xylulose-5-phosphate reductoisomerase, with amino-acid sequence MKILVLGATGSIGKQAIDVICQLKYQLVGFSYYQNHNEANNILKQLNPNYVLCHSDPKYNKNVKSDLIELIDKSKPKVIINAINGYHGIEASLIALSKKKDLLLANKESLVIAGSQLEAIRKDTKTTIYPIDSEHSALYDLLKDKKKNQIKQLMITASGAGYFNKDISELRKLTYNDLLNHPNWKMGAEISINSATFVNKVYEIVEAYHLFKIKDIIPVVERSSTIHAGVIYQDNSIHFHATTNDMRWAIQSALTKFDNRTNVVQSLDLYQKTIQFEKIDFEQYPIFKIAYDILKNPYTTRGAVLTCINEHVVKLFQKQKINFLQITELISNFYWNYQHKKIDNIWQINDLIFKIKAAISSKYAYLDK; translated from the coding sequence ATGAAGATTTTAGTGCTTGGAGCAACTGGATCAATTGGCAAGCAAGCAATTGATGTGATCTGCCAACTAAAGTACCAATTAGTTGGTTTTTCTTATTATCAAAACCACAATGAAGCCAATAATATTCTTAAACAATTAAATCCCAACTATGTTTTATGTCATAGTGATCCCAAATACAATAAGAATGTTAAGAGTGATTTAATTGAGCTAATTGATAAAAGTAAGCCTAAAGTTATTATTAATGCAATTAATGGTTATCATGGAATTGAAGCTTCATTAATTGCGCTTAGTAAGAAAAAAGATCTCTTGTTAGCTAATAAAGAATCGTTAGTGATTGCTGGATCACAACTAGAAGCAATTAGAAAAGATACGAAAACAACGATCTATCCGATCGATTCAGAGCACAGTGCACTGTATGATTTATTAAAAGATAAGAAAAAAAATCAGATTAAACAATTAATGATCACAGCATCTGGAGCGGGATATTTTAATAAAGATATAAGTGAGCTTAGAAAGCTCACTTATAATGATCTCTTAAATCATCCTAATTGGAAGATGGGTGCAGAGATCTCGATTAATTCAGCTACGTTCGTAAACAAAGTTTATGAGATTGTTGAAGCTTATCATCTTTTTAAAATAAAAGATATTATCCCCGTGGTGGAAAGAAGTTCGACAATCCATGCTGGGGTGATCTATCAAGATAATTCGATTCATTTTCATGCGACGACCAACGACATGCGTTGAGCGATCCAGTCAGCACTAACCAAATTTGATAATAGAACTAACGTTGTTCAATCGTTAGATCTTTATCAAAAAACGATTCAATTTGAAAAAATTGATTTTGAACAATATCCGATATTTAAAATCGCTTATGATATATTAAAAAATCCCTACACGACAAGAGGAGCTGTACTGACTTGTATTAATGAACATGTCGTTAAGTTGTTTCAAAAGCAAAAGATCAATTTTTTACAGATTACTGAACTGATTAGTAATTTTTATTGAAACTATCAACATAAAAAAATTGATAACATCTGGCAAATAAACGATTTAATATTTAAAATTAAAGCAGCGATCTCAAGCAAATATGCTTATTTAGATAAATAA